CATGGGTCTATACATTTCTTTCTAACACATGCTTTATCTTGGGGACATTCAGAGCTCACCATACACTCTGGCCGACATGATGGTGGTGTTCCAATGTAATCCGTTTGGCATGAACATACAGCATGATTATTGACAGGTCTGCATTGACTGTAAGGGCCACATGGTGAAGGGATACATGGATTTGTGGGTGGTTCTGgatcaactaaaaataataatttaatattatttataaatatacaatgagtaataaaattcaatcattaatgaaaaatacaactagataattttatacatacgtAATGGTTGAATGTAGCAAGATAACGTTGGATCTCCAGTATAACCCACTGGGCAATAGCAAGACGGTGAGTGGTTAATAACTCTGCATTCTGCATTCAAGCCGCAAACTCCTGGACATGGATCACGACATTTATTGTTCATACAAGATTTACTACGATCACAATCAGAATTGGTCACACATTCTGGCCTACATCCAGTATATGGATCTCCAAAATATTCCGGTAAGCACGAACAAGAACCAGCACCATTTCGTTCTTTACATACTGCATTTGCTCCACATGGCGATGGATTGCAAGGCATCTTTGGCCCTTCAGTTGGAActacaaaattttcaaatttaaatacgttattatataggtatatattaaaaaaaatatttgtacacgTTGATACTGATAAATAATTGTCTTACTTTGTTGTATGAGCGAACATCCACTAAATGGATCTCCAGTGTATCCATTTTGACAAACACACTGAGGTACATGTTTTACTGTATTACATGTTGCGTATATTCCACATGAGCCAGGACACGGATCTCGACATTTTTCGTTAACACAAGCGAGATTTCCAGGGCATTCGGCATTAATTGTACATTCTGGACGGCAATTTGGTGGCCGACCAATATAATTAGACAAACATGAACACGCAGGAGTTCCACTGTGATCGCGGCACAAAGAGTTAGGTCCACATGGAGATGGAACGCACGGGTTAGTCGGAATTGATGGTTCATCGTAATATGTTGGttctaacaaatattaaaagtattatagattatgaagttatatttttctttacatttttttatattagtacgAACTTTCTTGTAAACACCGGACAAATGGATCACCAGTATATCCAGCTGAACAGCTACATATAGGATTGTGGTTGACAACTTGACACCGCGCATTGAGGCCACAGGTTCCAGGACATGGGTCTACACATTTTTGATTGACACATGCCTTATCTTGAGCACACTCAGAACTAACCATACATTCTGGATGACAAGCTGGGGGTGTACCGATATAATTTGTTTGACATGAACAGACTGCATGGTCATTTACTGTCCTGCATTGACTGTACGGACCACAAGGTGAAGGTATGCAAGGGTTTTTAGGTGGTAGATCTGGGCCTAAAAGTGGGCATAGCACAAAGAAAAACATGCAACGTACAATAGAGACAGATAAGAATGAAGACACGGTTTAAAATACCAATGCATGCAAAGTAAAAACAAGCTAATAAGTAGATAGTAAGGGAAGAAATCTTACTGGCAACTGGGAGAAGTTGACAAGCAGACAATGGATTGCCAGTATATCCTGGAAGACAAGCACATGAAGGAGAATGGTTGATAACTCTGCATTCAGCATATAAACCACACATTCCTGGACATGGGTCACGACACTTATTGTTTATGCAAGCTCTGTCTCTAGGACATTCACTATTTAGCACGCACTCTGGTCTACATCCTGTATAAGGATCCCCTGTATATTCAGGAATACATGTGCAAGATCCAGCATTATTTCTTTCTTTGCAAATAGCATTTGCCCCACATGGTGATGGGTTACACGGATCACTTGGCACATCTGCTGGTGGTGGTACTAAAATGGGAAAATGTGTGTTGCAATTTGTGTGTATGGTGTATTTGTGATCTATTGGTTTAATCAACGATACCTCAAGTAacttaatatcttaataaatacTCTAACaagttgcataataatattttaataataatccttACGTGAAATAGGTGTCGGTCGGCAGGCTATAAATGGATCACCGGTATACCCGTCATTGCATTTACATACAGGATTATGGGAAATCACTTTACAAAAGGCGTTGATACCACAGGAACCGGGACAAGGATCTATACACCTTTCGTTAACACAAGCCAAATTGCCAAAGCATTCGGCATTTATTGTGCATTCTGGTCTGCAGCAAGGAGGTCTACCAATATAGTTTGGTAAACAAGAACAGATAGGAGTATAATCTTTAGGATGACATATAGAATTTGGACCACACGGTGATGGAACACAAGGGTTCTGTGGTAGTCTATCCTGTTCTGGTGGCGGAGGCTCTAAACATACCCCATGCATCAAATCAATAATATGCTACATGTAAAGCAACTAAAAGCATAACTACGGCATTCTTACTTTCAATAATAGCACAACGAACAAATGGATCACCGTAATAACCTGAATAGCAACTACATATCGGACTATGATTCACAACTCGACATTGTGCGTTGTAACCACATGTGCCTGGACATGGGTCTGAACAGATTTGATTTACACATGATTTATCTTGTGGACAATCTGAACTAGTTATGCACTCTGGATGACAATTTGGAGGATTTCCAAAGTATCCAGGTAAACAAGAGCATACTGCATGGCCATTTACAGCTCGACACTGACTGTATTGCCCACAAGGCGATTTCATGCAAGGGTTTTTCGTAATAACCAAATCAACTTCACATgctatgtaataaaataagtataaaaagagAATCTAAAGGAAAGCAATAGCAATATATACAACTCTTACTTGGATCAAACTCAATTTTATGACATGATAATAAAGCACTCCCGGTGTACCCTTGCAAACAATAGCAAGTCGGAGCATGGTTGCTGACCTTGCATTCAGCATATAAACCACAAGCACCAATACAAGGATCTATACATTTGTAATTGATGCATGCTTTATTCCACGCGCAATCGAGATTGTTTACACATTCTGGTCGACATCCAGAGTACGGATCGCCAAAATATTCTGGGATACATGAACAAGAACCGGCACCATTTGATTCTTTACATACAGCGTTTGCTCCACACGGTGAAGGGTTGCAAGGAGTTACAGGCGTATAATCGAAAGCTAAAAAACGATTATAAATACTCTACATTCTAATGCAATACAACACGCAAATACATTCATAAAAGCTTCATCTAATAATCTGATCACCAAAGCAAACCAAACATCTACTATTATAAACATGCATTAACTTACCTTTATGAAAAGAAGAGTCcgattaatgttataataaacattGGTTAGCACCAATTAGTTATACTCCATTGAATTTATACTaacttaatatacttaaaaaatctaACATAATTAAATTGCAGATTGGAGTCTTACATGgtaatgaacatattttaaaggGATCTCCAGTAAATCCTTCCGGGCACATGCACAAAGGTTTGTGATCAACCACACTGCAAAATGCTTGAGGCGCACAGCTACCTGGGCATGGGTTAGTACAGCGGTTATTAACACACACCTTTGTGCGATTACAATCTGCATTTAAAGTACATTCCGGACGACAATTTGGTGGTAATCCCATGTACCCAGCTTGACAAGAACACACGGGTTGTTTGTCATAAGAACGGCAGACCGAATAAGGTCCACACGGATTCTTATCACATGGATTAGTGTTATTGTCCGAGCATTCTAGATGatacatgcattttttttgtgttaatagcaaatataaattattattagaaatatccTAGGATTTGGAGCTTACTTTCTGTTTTGAGACACCGTTTCATAGGATCGCCACTAAAACCAGGTTTACAAACACATATAGCTTTATGATTAATTACCCGGCAATGGGAATTGGGTGCACATAAACCTGAACAAGGGTCTGTGCACCGTTGATTAACACAAGCTTTATTTGGTGCACATTCTGAGCTAATCACGCAGTCTGGTTTGCAGTTGGGTGGCGTACCAGTATAACCATACTGGCATAAACACACAACGTGGTTTTTGATTATTGAGCAATTACTGAATGGCCCACAGAGATTTGGCATGCAAAGCGAATTTGGCTTATGAGGAATATTAGGAGCTATAATTAGatgattagtatattattagtagAAATAGTAAAATGATCACATAAATGTTTTCTAATGAAGTATACCTCATGAAGTCATgaagtatttatagtttaataaaaaagtatataaatatgtaatatatatttattgcacataactgtacatatatgtatagtatatatacttttccaataaaacaaattatccagaaattttttagaatataactttttttaatattattgtttagattgaatattaagaaaacatttatgaatgtaaaattaatattaacgacAGTGGGTTGGAAGAAGGCATGCTTACAATTTGATATCTTGTTGCATATTGTTAGTGGATTGCCAGTCATGCCATTCGGACAAAAGCAAATTGGGCTATGGTTGACTACTTGACAACGAGCGCGCAGGCCACATGCGTTTTTGCACGGATCGATGCATTCAGAATTAACACAAGCAAATGATCTAGGACATTCTGCGTTGAGTGTACAACGAGGACGGCATCCAATGTATGGGTCCCCAAGATAATTATTCTTACAAACGCAAgttatattcttaatattgcTCTTACATATTGCATTATGGCCGCAAGTAGTACCATAACAAGACAGGCGTGGTTTTCCTTTTGGTTttgctattaataataataataacaataacaacctTAATTGTATAGTAGTCCAACTGTTGTAGTTCGTttgttaagtaattttaataacattagttTACGTTTTAACTCTTAAATAACTATAAGCCATTAGTGGTATACCtactaagttaataaaataatagtagtaacTTATAACAAATGTTATtcggtttataaataaatcttcaTTACgactatttagttttaataaaaatataaaaatattagtatgcTTTATGAATTCAAACATACCTGCGACAGCATTACATCCATTAAATGGATCACCTTGGTAGCCCGGCTCACATGAACACACTGGTTGATGATTGATTACAGTACATCTAGAATTGAACCCACAAGATCCGGTACAGGGATCTCGACATTTACTTTGTAGACAAGCTAACCTAGTTGGACAGTCAGCGTGAATTAAGCACTCTGGTCGACAGTTTGGTGGAGCTCCAAGCATTCCCGGTAAACATGAACAGACAGGTCTACTATCATATTCTCTACATTCAGAATTAGCACCACATGGTGACGGGAAACAAGGATCTTGGTAAACGACCGGAGGAGTTTTAGGTTCTGTAGaattatatatgattaataaatattattaataaaagtatttagttattttagtaaAACTTACCTTCTTGAATACACCTCACAAATGGATCACCTACGAATTTCGGTGGACAAGTACAAATGGGATTGTGATTAATTACATTGCACCGAGCATGTAACCCACATGTTCCAGGACAAGGATCTGAACACTTTTGTGCTATACATGCCTTATCTACTGGGCATTCAGCACTTACAACGCATTCTGGTCGACAAGAAGGAGGGGTTCCGATAAAACCTTGTATACATGAACAAACTGCATTATAACCTTGGGTACGACATTGACTATTTGGACCACAAGGTGAAGGTTCACAAGGATTTTGGGGAGCTGGCGCTACAAAAAACACaagataacattatatttagatTCATTTAAAAACCTAATGTTAAAATGTGTCGAACTTACGATTAATTGGTTCTATTCTACAAGATTGGAATGGATCTCCGATATATCCGGGGAAACAAGTACAAACTGGTATATGACTAACAACGTTACATTGAGCATTGAGACCACATACACCTGGACACGGATCTCGACAATGGCTAGCCAAACATGCCAAGTTTGACATACAATCACTATTCATCAAACATTCTGGCCTACAACCACCAGAGTAAGGGTTGCCGATATAAGGTGGTATACAAACACATTTTGCGACTCCATTATTTTCACTAAAACATTGAGTATTATCACCACACGGTGAAGGGTTACATGGATCTCTTGGAATTTCAGGTAACacagctaaaatattattaaaaaatataattagtttatattgATATGTAGTGGTATTCTAAGTTtaaacttaacaaaaaaataaaaaatatatatacataaaatattatattatatgttatctaACACATAATACCATGACAGttctatcaacaaaaaaaaatatattaattgtaacttAATGAAGAAATCAAGAAGTTCTTATTaaacacttttaaatattaaaaattctattttatgaGTTTGCGTATAACATATTGTAAGCATCTCACCCCTGAgtctaaaataaatctaatataattaaattataagcttAGTTTTTAAAATCACACTTACTTGGTGGAATTCTAGTACAGCTTATAAACGCATCTCCTTCGTAACCTGATACACAAGTACAGAATGGCGTATGATTAACAACATCACATTTAGCATTCAAGCCGCATGATTTTGTGCACGGGTTTTGACATTTTTCTTGAATGCATGCTTTGTTATGTGGACATTCGTGATTCATTATACATTCTGGACGGCAATATGGTGGACTTCCAATATAATTTGGAGAACATGAACAAACTGGATGACCTTTTTTAATCTCACAAATTGAATTTGGCCCACATGGTGTAGGTTCACAAGGATTTCCAGGTACTTTAGGAGTTTCTTCAGCTATGGGTaacatgattaataatataaatataacgttaataataataaaatatgaatgcatttaaattgaatacaaacCGAGTGGTAAATGACAGCTAACGAATGGATCACCGACGTGTCCTGGTGGACAACTACAGATCGGATTATGGCAAATAGAATGACAATTAGCTCCAACACCACATGTACCAGGACATGGGTcaacacatttttgatttaagcaAGCTTGAGTTTGCGGGCATTCCGCGCTTACTACACACTCTGGTTTACATACTGGTGGAGAACCACGATAGCCTGGTAAGCATGAACATGTTGCAAATCCTTGTTCCGAAATATGACACCGACTGTTAGAACCGCACGGAGAGGGGTCACAAGCATTGTCTGCTGGGCCCATAATTGGTGGATAATCTAAAAAaagattatatacatattaagttacaatatatattaaaatataatataggtaatttattaagtttCTACTCATTAAcagtaaattatcaaatatcattTACTTGGTCTAGCAGCTTGATAACAGCTCACGAAAGGATCTCCTGAATAATCTTGTTGACAGAAACATACAGGGAAATGATTAACTACTTGGCATTGCGCGTTAACGCCACATACACCCAAGCAAGGATTAACgcatttgttattaatacaaGATAATGTTTGTCCACAATCAGTATTTATGACACATTCGGGTCGGCATGATAAGTACGGGTTTCCATAATATTGTTGACGACAAACACAAATAGTCATTCCATTTGATTTTTTGCATACAGCATTTGCTCCACATTGCACTTGATCGCATGAAATAGGCTTAGCCACatcatctataaaaataaatcaataaattatagctTACAGAAACTCTAGATTTTAAACTTATCACAGATTTGTCATACTTTGTTTTGGAGTAGAACAGTGTTCGTATGGATTTCCTATTAGCCCCGATTGGCATGAACAAATTGGATTATGATACACAACAGTACATTCAGCTTGAATACCACAAGATCCTGGACAAGgatcaatacatttttgtccCACACAAGCTAAATTGAATGGGCAATCAGAGTTGTATAAACATTGAGGATGACATTGTGGATTCCATTGTTGTTCAATTGAAGAGCAGGGATCACACATTGCTATTTGACCGCCATACACATTACATGAAGAATATGGATCACATGGTGAAGGTGCACAAGGCAgagtcatatttttaaatggctCATCGTCGGCTAAAAATCCCAAACaattgtacattttgaaaaattgtttaaatacgGTGGTTATCTACGTTATTTAacatactaaaaatgtttaatatatttaattcttaCGTTTTGGTAAACATTGTAAGAATGGATCTCCAACAAAACCTTCTCTACAAGAACATAGCGGTGTATGATCTTTGCATTGGCATACTGCTCCAAGACCACAAATGTTTCCAAATGCACATGGATCTCGACATCGGTAATCAATACAAGCTTGATGATTCTTACAATCAGTATTTAAAACACACTCAGGCTGACATCCAGTCTTAGGATCTCCAACGAAATTTGTTAGGCATGTACATACGGGCTTAcgattttgaattttacattCAGTATTAATTCCACATGGGTTAGGTAAACATGGATTTCCAGTTGGAGCTGGATCCGaaccttaaattaataaataaacaaacattattatttaatatttcattattagttataacactatattttttttgtatcaataatagttttaacaaCTTACTTATTTGATAACAGCGGAAGAATGGATTTCCAGTTAGTCCACGATTACATGTACATACAGGGTGATGTTTTTCAACTTTGCACGAAGCTCCTACTCCACACGCTCCTGGACACGGATTATTACATTTGTAGCCTAAGCATGATTTATCCCATGGACAATCATCATTAGTTGTACATTCCGGGCCTTTACATCCTGTTAGTGGATCTCCACCCATACCATCAGGACAGGAGCATAAAGGTTttcctatttaataattaaaaagttttgacatattaaaataaaatgtttactgtaaatataaaaatattgatacactACCTTCTGATGAAATTTTGCAGTATGCATATTTTCCACATGGATTTGGTTCACACGGACTCGTTGGAATTGAAATACAACCATCGTAAGGGTTTCCTGAATAGCCATTTTTACAATAACACTGTTCATTGCTTCCAGTTACATAACAATCTGCATTTGCACCACAAGGTCCCGGTTGACATAAGGTTTTCAgtgattctaaaaaaaaatttgtagaaaattccaaatttaatttttgatgagaaaatattttatggtacgTTAATACATACCACCACAAAACTTATATGGATTTCCAATTAACGGCTCTGGGCAGAAACATGATGGTTGCCTGTTTGGATCACAAACGGCGCTTTGTCCACATGGGTTTGGTTCACATGGATTCTTCTTCTCTACGCATCCACGTATTGTGTTTGGACTCTCGATGTATCCTGGTAAACATGTACATTTGGCAAATCCATTATCCAACAATGTACACTGAGTGTTAGGTCCACATGGAGAGGGTGTACAAGGATTGGTTGGTAAACGGCAAGGTGTAATGGGAGGATCCCCTTCATACTCAGATAAACAGAAACAAACTGCAGAACCTTGAACTACTCTGCATCCAGAGTAGGGACCACATGGATTTGGTGAGCATTCATCACCTTCAGGAACTAAAATTgaagatattttataagttaattataaatatgtacgaGTGCTAAAAAAGTAGAGTGATTTAATTGTTTGATCTGTGATactctaaaattaattagtttatgtACTCAgtgataagtttttaatttcaacttaCTGCAACTTTTAAATGGATTTCCTGTCATTCCTTTCGGACAGTAGCAAATTGGATTTCCATTGTCAATTTCGCAAAGAGCGTGCATTCCACAAGGATTTGGATCACATGGATTTTGAGGTactgaaattgtattaaatatacatcaCCATTAGTTTGATTGTTgagagtaaaataaaaaaaaaaaataaaagtactatTTGTaatgctaaaataattatattcagtaATTACCTTGACATCCTAATAATGGATTTCCGTTGTAGCCGGCAAGACACTTGCATGTTGCCTTATGGTTTACAACGTCGCAGACAGCATTTGGACCACATCTACATGGGTTAGAGCATTTTCCATTGATGCACGCTTCATTAGTTGAGCATTCATTATTCGACCGACATCCGGTgactaataatacatttaaggtaaaaaattatcatggatatttatataattataaatgtacctagCTGCTGTAGccggtatataatttattttgagaaatATCGTTAATATACCTGATGCACAAGAGATGTATGGATTTCCTTGATGGCCTTGTAAACATCTGCATTCTGTACCGTGGTTTACAGGATAACACTCGGCGTTTTCACCACAAGAGTCTTCCGCACACGGATTTATACATACGCGATTTAATCGATCACATAATTTATCTGGCGGACAGTCTTCGTTGTATTGGCAAATGGGTTTGTACGATCgaactaaaaaatattcaagctatgtaaataaatcgtaaaaattgAAAGCAatgaatattatcaataataattaattttcgtaAAAACAATAGTTCTAACTTATAAAGCAGatttacgttaaaaaaatatagtgtaaACCGCACGATTAAAATCTGTAAACGCAAGGTGTACCACATATTggctgattaaaaaaaattgatttttaaccaCAATCGATATTATAgtaagaagaaataaaaaattaaaattactccTCTAAgcagttaaaatatataggttttttagttacataatatgtgcGTACTAAAATTctatgatataaaatacaaatgaatATGAATAACTTAATCGATCAATTAAATGTGCTTGCAACACCAGTATAATGCACTGTATTacgttaaaaatttgtttttcgcATAAAGTATATACTTTTTATCTATCATACCTAATACCCTATATATAGCATAGCATTTATATAAACAGATTTTAattccataaaataaataaataattgtttgaaattaCTGACATTTTGGGATCATAAAACCTAATTAAACGAGGTTAACGtctcaaaagaaaaatttggtacaaaagtaaacttaatttaaaattgttatcgttatcgtaaacaaattatttaggtataaaattaattatttttgatcccTTTAAAACAGTATACACACCttactgtacaataatattcttaaagttattaaatagcacccataacaataaaaatattattcaaatcgaattaataaataatcagtacacctatacctaacctatacctCATACAGttatacgtaaattaaaaaataaataaacattaattaattaatatatttttatagtacacTATAGGCTATAGTAACACATTCCTATTATGAatgtgtgatatattattattaagtaacagtgtagttttttagattattttgttttaacttttaataaatataataattttgataacaaaataatagtaggtacaaatgtacaataattgttagtttatttattggtaaaattatttttgtttaacctGAGCAAGttaagttgtaattaaaatgtttgtttctaACCTGcagatatacataataatatgcaagtacctacctaaaataatacatatgtttttaataatgatacattTGATATCAATTTAATCAAAACATATAACTAGTGTTatcgaatgaaaaaataaatcacccaTTTGTAATGGTACTAGATTATTAaccaataaattgaaatttaatatggaTTGCAACTGACCTGGTAGACATCCTACAAATCCGTTGCCTTGAAATCCTTCTACGCAGCTACAATCGACTCCATGAGCGGTGTTAATGCACGCTGCGTTTTGAGCGCACGGGTTATGAACGTTGCACTGGTTTTGGCAAATTTGCTGGATGCAAACTTCGCCGTTCGTACAATCATTGTTCGTATTGCAGGTTACTAAATTCGGAGcggggtaaaaataaaaataaaatatagataagaaGAAGAATTTTCAaccgttaaaataaaaaattaaaaaaaaaattagactgTACCCAAGAAGAGCGGTACAGTAGTGGGTATATAATAAagatttatgtatatgtatttacatgTATATGATAACCCCGCGTTTATATGATACAACGCTATATacgtgaacaatattatattatattacacgataATATCAACTCTTTTACGTGAAAAAGAGTAGTCcctatttgtatacaattaatatacatctacaatcgttataatattatcttacaatGGTTGTGtctagtgtgtgtgtgtttttttgtacaatattaatgattaattatattataattattattatattggtaaatcatgttaatcattaatatttaattaacacataaattatatatttatatgaaaatatgaaattagtGATGTGATTAGTCTTACACAGTTTCGGTTGATAACACTTAGTGGCCGGGTTCCCTTCGTATCCTGGGGGACACGAACAAACGGGTCTGTGTTTTATCACGTGGCATTTGGCATTTGGAGCACATACCGTCGAAAAACTACACAGATTCTCACACTGTCCCATGTAACAAGCTTCCGAGTCCAGACATTCCGTGTCGGATTCGCATACTTGCGGCTTTTTCGCGGTACCTGGTGctgtatggtattatatatatatatgtacacgattagtgttatttacatattattgttacatgcattattattaacaaacatCGATCGTTACGTAGTTAAGCATTTAATGAATCAGAGTTTATCAGTATTTAACTCGGAGTTTCCAGTTtcgattaatttgttttttggttgcgataattttatttttatatatatggttatgtttttaacttattaaatttattactattcGTTAGAAATCGCTAAAACTttagatacttataataatattatatataatattgtaaattgtacaagcgcctagaaattaataaaaactggaaaatctaatttaaattgaCGAACATTTAAACTGTGATTCGATGGTATCTTATTCAGTGGCTATTTCATTAAGTCATGCTTCGATTGCTATCATTTCTGTGAAAGTAACCTAATCCTAGAGTCCTCAGACATTAGAAACGTAAATACGTTtcacttattaaattaatgactTTTTTTGAACACATAGATCCTATGTAAACGCTAAAGCACTGACTGATTTGATTAATTTGTCGGACCGACTAATATTTACATGTGGTACGTGcacgtaaaaaaatgttaacgttGCTGTTCGATTCTTCTCTATTAATAACAACAtgacaaacaaataacaaaaataacgatACACAATTCAGTTACGGACtccgtatacctacataatatactaattaaaatacaaaacatgctgaaacacaaattaatataaaagcggaattttttttttagtattataagtGTAAATTATACCTTTAAGACACTGTAACGTGATGATTCCGGGCGGACAGTTATTTACGCGGCTTTCACCTGTTGGTAGACACTTGGCTGCCAAACACTTGTGGCCGGCGTCACA
This is a stretch of genomic DNA from Acyrthosiphon pisum isolate AL4f chromosome A3, pea_aphid_22Mar2018_4r6ur, whole genome shotgun sequence. It encodes these proteins:
- the LOC115034479 gene encoding neurogenic locus notch homolog protein 1-like; translation: MPNLCGPFSNCSIIKNHVVCLCQYGYTGTPPNCKPDCVISSECAPNKACVNQRCTDPCSGLCAPNSHCRVINHKAICVCKPGFSGDPMKRCLKTEKCSDNNTNPCDKNPCGPYSVCRSYDKQPVCSCQAGYMGLPPNCRPECTLNADCNRTKVCVNNRCTNPCPGSCAPQAFCSVVDHKPLCMCPEGFTGDPFKICSLPCKTPICNLIMLDFLSILS